One genomic region from Chitinophagales bacterium encodes:
- a CDS encoding elongation factor G has protein sequence MKAFDTNKIKNVVLLGHQGSGKTTLAEAMLFEAGETTRRGTVEGQNTVSDYHEIEQKRGNSMFATLLHLNWKEDKVNIIDTPGFDDFIGEVISSLRVADLGVMVLNAQNGVEVGTEIIWEYIQKFLTPTVFVINQLDNDKANFDDTVEQAKSRFGNNVTVVQFPYNSGTDFNGIVDVLKMVMYQFPDDGGRPEKVEIPAEVRGRAEDLHNELIEAIAVNDESLMELYFEQGELTENEMAKGLKKAIVQQDIFPLFCCSAKQNMGSGRVLGFIADHGPAPHEVPAIKTIEGEKLVCDASGEPVVFVYKTAHEQNLGNLSFFKVYSGTLTSGTDLINTANSSHERINQIYTLNGKQRVNLNEMKAGDIGVTVKLKNTGSNTTLSPKHHEVVIEPIVFPSPRIRVAIDAENKADMEKLAQILHQLHGEDPTLQIEFSKELKQTLISGQGELHLQLTKWRINEQNGKLAFDYVRPKIEFRETITKSTNSVYRHKKQSGGAGQFGEVHMLIEPYYEGMPAPKDLNVRNTDEIDLPWGGKLVVNNCVVGGAIDAKYMNAITKGIQEKMEDGPLTGSYVRDVRVSVYDGKMHAVDSNDMSFKLAASQAFKNGFQDANPQLMEPVCDVEVMVTEEGMGDVMGDLQTRRAMIMGMEAAGHYQIIKAKVPLMELYKYSSTLRSLSQGRAKHRQAFAEYAAVPRDIQDRLIAEHKSSTDEE, from the coding sequence ATGAAGGCATTTGACACAAACAAAATCAAGAATGTTGTCTTGCTTGGACATCAAGGCTCTGGTAAAACGACTTTAGCAGAAGCCATGTTGTTTGAAGCAGGCGAAACAACGAGACGAGGAACCGTAGAAGGTCAGAATACGGTTTCTGATTACCATGAGATTGAGCAGAAAAGGGGCAATAGTATGTTTGCTACTTTGTTGCACTTGAATTGGAAGGAGGACAAAGTCAATATTATTGATACTCCGGGTTTCGACGATTTTATTGGAGAAGTAATTTCGTCTTTGCGTGTGGCAGATTTGGGGGTGATGGTGTTGAATGCTCAAAATGGTGTGGAAGTGGGAACTGAGATTATATGGGAATATATCCAAAAATTTCTAACACCTACTGTATTTGTAATCAATCAACTTGACAATGACAAAGCAAATTTTGATGATACGGTAGAACAAGCAAAATCAAGATTTGGCAACAATGTAACAGTTGTGCAGTTTCCTTACAATTCAGGAACAGACTTCAATGGCATTGTGGATGTGCTAAAAATGGTGATGTACCAATTTCCTGATGATGGGGGAAGGCCCGAAAAAGTAGAAATCCCTGCTGAGGTAAGAGGCAGAGCGGAAGATTTGCACAATGAATTGATTGAAGCCATTGCAGTGAACGATGAAAGCTTGATGGAACTTTATTTTGAACAAGGTGAATTGACGGAGAATGAGATGGCTAAGGGCTTAAAAAAAGCCATTGTTCAACAAGATATCTTTCCTTTGTTCTGTTGTTCTGCAAAACAGAATATGGGGAGTGGGCGTGTGTTGGGTTTTATTGCAGATCACGGCCCTGCACCTCACGAAGTTCCTGCTATCAAAACCATTGAAGGAGAAAAATTGGTTTGTGATGCGAGTGGTGAACCTGTTGTGTTTGTATATAAAACAGCACATGAACAAAACTTGGGCAATTTATCTTTTTTTAAAGTCTATTCGGGAACACTCACTTCTGGAACAGACTTGATCAATACTGCAAATAGTTCGCATGAGCGTATCAATCAAATTTATACGCTAAATGGTAAGCAAAGAGTGAACTTGAATGAAATGAAGGCAGGCGATATTGGGGTAACAGTGAAATTGAAGAATACAGGCTCTAATACGACTTTGTCTCCTAAACATCACGAGGTTGTTATTGAACCAATTGTGTTTCCTTCTCCACGTATTCGGGTAGCTATTGATGCTGAGAACAAAGCGGATATGGAAAAATTAGCCCAAATTCTCCATCAATTGCATGGAGAAGACCCTACACTTCAAATTGAGTTTTCAAAAGAATTGAAGCAAACGTTGATAAGTGGCCAAGGAGAATTGCACCTTCAATTGACCAAATGGCGCATCAATGAACAGAACGGCAAGTTGGCATTTGATTATGTTAGACCCAAAATAGAGTTCAGAGAAACCATTACCAAGTCAACCAATTCGGTCTATCGCCACAAAAAACAATCAGGTGGCGCAGGGCAATTTGGAGAAGTACACATGTTGATAGAACCATATTATGAAGGAATGCCTGCTCCTAAAGATTTGAATGTGCGGAATACAGATGAAATTGACCTTCCTTGGGGCGGAAAATTGGTTGTCAACAACTGTGTGGTTGGAGGAGCAATTGATGCCAAATACATGAATGCGATTACGAAGGGGATTCAGGAAAAAATGGAAGATGGTCCTTTGACGGGTTCTTATGTGCGGGATGTGCGGGTGAGTGTCTATGACGGAAAGATGCACGCTGTGGACTCCAATGATATGTCTTTCAAATTGGCGGCTTCTCAAGCGTTTAAAAATGGTTTTCAAGATGCGAACCCTCAATTGATGGAGCCTGTATGTGATGTGGAAGTCATGGTAACGGAAGAGGGAATGGGCGATGTGATGGGTGATTTACAAACCCGAAGAGCCATGATTATGGGTATGGAGGCAGCTGGACACTACCAAATTATCAAGGCAAAAGTACCTTTAATGGAGTTGTACAAATATTCTTCCACCCTTCGCTCGCTTTCGCAGGGTAGGGCCAAACATAGACAAGCGTTTGCGGAGTATGCAGCTGTTCCTCGTGACATTCAAGACCGATTGATTGCTGAACACAAATCTTCAACAGACGAGGAGTAG
- a CDS encoding SPOR domain-containing protein, translating into MNKTLQLVVMTMLMGLLVQTLAHAQTKENYSPQTKNEVTTKTAQTIYKVQIGAYRYPEWNNFEQFYNIGSVYREETKSGLWRIIIGDYATKEESNKTLQLIQNAGYKDAYVFEDKVVVPFKSRKLLNPTTFNTPAESGDLTNSANKNADEAYIIQVAVYSNIDFTNFLDIANVGNIYLEKSNELTKVAVGKYRTQNAAEQALKRLKTLGYTKAFIRMVNVNFGE; encoded by the coding sequence ATGAATAAAACGCTTCAATTAGTAGTGATGACTATGCTAATGGGTCTGTTGGTTCAGACACTAGCACATGCTCAAACAAAAGAGAATTACTCCCCCCAAACAAAAAATGAGGTAACAACCAAAACGGCTCAAACTATCTACAAAGTACAGATTGGAGCTTATCGTTATCCTGAGTGGAACAACTTTGAACAGTTCTACAATATTGGCTCTGTCTATAGAGAAGAAACCAAAAGTGGTTTGTGGAGAATCATCATTGGCGATTATGCCACAAAGGAAGAATCCAATAAAACATTGCAACTCATCCAAAATGCGGGGTATAAGGATGCTTATGTGTTTGAAGACAAGGTGGTAGTGCCATTCAAGTCTCGAAAACTATTGAATCCTACTACCTTTAATACTCCTGCCGAGTCGGGAGATTTAACAAACTCTGCCAACAAAAATGCAGATGAAGCGTATATAATACAAGTAGCTGTGTATAGCAACATAGATTTCACCAATTTTTTAGACATCGCCAATGTTGGGAACATTTATCTCGAAAAATCAAATGAATTAACCAAAGTAGCAGTTGGTAAATACCGAACCCAAAATGCCGCAGAACAAGCTCTAAAACGACTCAAAACACTTGGATACACCAAAGCGTTTATTCGTATGGTGAATGTTAACTTTGGAGAATGA
- a CDS encoding DUF3109 family protein, protein MILIDDKILSDDIVEEHFVCNLNACKGVCCVLGEGGAPLEDDELGIIDDIYDDVEPYLTEEGKAAIEKQGRYIHTETNEYSQFELPLVKEGGACAYLTFNELGIAICGIQKAYLAGDIDWVKPISCHLYPIRVNQHEDFTAVNYSRWDICSPACQNGKQLKVKLYEFLKEPLIRKFGNEFYERLEGIEKEWKA, encoded by the coding sequence AGAAGAACATTTTGTATGCAATCTAAATGCCTGCAAAGGAGTATGCTGTGTATTGGGAGAAGGAGGTGCGCCTTTAGAGGACGATGAACTGGGCATTATTGATGATATTTACGATGATGTAGAACCCTATTTAACTGAAGAGGGAAAAGCTGCCATTGAGAAACAGGGGAGGTATATTCATACCGAGACGAATGAGTATAGTCAGTTTGAATTACCCTTGGTGAAGGAAGGTGGAGCCTGTGCCTATTTGACTTTCAATGAATTGGGAATTGCCATTTGTGGTATTCAAAAGGCATACTTAGCAGGAGATATTGATTGGGTTAAACCCATTTCTTGCCATTTGTATCCGATTAGGGTGAACCAACACGAAGATTTTACGGCAGTGAATTACAGTCGCTGGGACATTTGCAGTCCTGCTTGTCAGAATGGCAAACAATTGAAGGTGAAACTCTACGAATTTTTGAAAGAACCTTTGATTCGCAAATTTGGTAACGAATTTTACGAGCGATTGGAAGGGATTGAAAAGGAATGGAAGGCATAA